GCCCCCGGGAATCGGCTTGTATCCGAGTTCGATCAATCCTTCGCGGTAGTACTCCGTGTTGTCGCGGAGCCTGGCGACGAGTTCCGGATGCGTCTCCAGGTGCTCGATCGCGGCCATGGCCCCGGCCGCCGAATGGCAGGGCAGGGCGTTCGTGAACAACTGGGTGCGCGACGCCTGAACGAGATAGTCGATCACGGCTTCGGAACTGGCCGTGAAGCCGCCCGCCATGCCCCCGAGCGCCTTGCCGAGCGTCGACGTGACGATGTCGACCTCGCCGTGCATCCCGAAGTGCTCGGGCGTCCCGCGCCCCGTGTCACCCAGGACCCCCGTCGAATGCGAGTCGTCCACGGCCATGATCGCGTCGTAGCGGTCGCACAGTTCACGGATCTCCGGAAGCGGCGCGATCTCCCCTTCCATCGAGAAGATGCCGTCCGTGATGACGAGGCGGTGGCGCGCGTCGCGGCTCGCCTCGAGGGCGTCGCGCAGCGAGCCCATGTCCATGTGATCGTAGATGAAGCGGCGCGCCTTGCAGAGGCGGATCCCGTCGATGATGCAGGCGTGGTTGAGGCGGTCCGAGATCAGGGCGTCATCCGCGCCCAGCAGGGGCGCGAAGAGGCCCTCGTTCGCGTTCCACGCGGACGTGTACGTGAGGGAGGCCGGCGTCTCGAGGAAGTCCGCGATCTTCGCCTCGAGTTCGTGGTGAATGTCGAACGTCCCGCAGATGAAGCGCACCGAGGAGGTCCCCGCGCCGTACTTGTCCACTCCGTCCTTCACCGCCTGCATCACGGAGGGTTCGTCGCACAGGCCCAGGTAGTTGTTCGAGCACATGTTGATGGTCTCGCCCAGACCGGCGATGTCCACGACGGGAGCCTGCCGCCCCATGATGTGCAGCAGTTCCTTGTGAACCCCGTTCTCCTTCATCTCCAGGAGTTCGGAGACGAGGCGGTGCTCGAGGCCCCGGTTCACACTCGACGTCATCACATCCCGCTCCTCATACAGTGTCATGATCGCGCCGTCCCGGGCTCGTGTCGCTCAGGGATAGAGATCGCCGACCCGCTTGTCGGTGGCCCATGCGGTGTCCACACGAATTCTGGGGCGCGACCCCCAGTTGCCGCACGAGATGAAGCCTCGCAGCCGCCCGCGAACATGAAGGACGCGGTCGGTCCCCGCCTCGCGAAGCTCGGGATTCAGGCCGTCGAGCGCGAATACCCGCTGGCCGCCGATCCACCCCGGCCCGAACAGCCAGCACCCGGCCGCCTCGCGGATCGTCCCCTCGCCCCAGGTGCGGATCCCGGAGAATCCTCCGCTGTCCGTCACGACGAGCGTGCCGAGATCGATGTCCGACCCGGTGCGGATCCGGTAGCGGCCGGGCGTGCCGAGCGTGATCGGCCGCGCCTCGTAGTAGCTGACGTGCTGAGGCGCGCACACGGCCCGGAACGTCGTCCGCCGCGCCGCGAGCTCGATCGAGGAGTCGGTGACCGCCAGCGTGGCGGTGTCAAGCCGCCCGCACGCGTCCTCGGACACGGGCCCGCCGAACTCGAAGGAGAACGGCGATCCCACCTCGACCGTCTCCGGATACGCGACCCAGGTGACGAGCGCTTCGCTGGAGGCGCCCTCCCCGAGGCGCCAGCAGCCGGCCGTCAGCAGCACGGCGGCGGCGAGGGCCGGAACGGCGGGGGCGGCGGCGCGCGCCACGGGGGCCGAGTGGCTAGTCCAGCGCGAGGACGACCTTCGCCGCCTCGCCGGAATGCATGGAGTCGAACCCTTCCTCGAAGCGGTCGAACGGGAGCCGGTGCGTGATCACCGGCTCGATGTCGAGGCGTCCCGCCGCGAGGAAATCCCGCATCTCGATCCACGTCCGGTACATGAGCCGCCCCACAACGCCGTACACGTGGAGACCCTTGAAGATCACGTCGCGCGCAAGGTCGACCTCCACCGGGTCCTTGGGAAGTCCCAGCAGCCGGACGTGCCCGCCGTTGCGGCACATGCGGAACGCGGAGCGCACGCCTTCGGGATGCCCGCTCATCTCGCACACCACGTGCGCCCCGTAGCCGTGCGTGAGGTCGGCGATCCGCGCCTCCACCTCCCCGTCCGCCGGGTCGAGGCAGTCGTGCGCGCCCATCCGCGCCGCGAGTTCCCGCCGCCCCTCGTGCGGCTCGACCGCGATGACCCTGGAAGCGCCCGCCGCGCGCGCGATCCCGATGGCGAACAGGCCGATCGGCCCGCACCCGACCACGGCGACGACCCGCCCCGCCACCTCCGTGTGCAAAACCGTGTGGAAAGCGTTGCCGAGCGGGTCGAACACCGCCGCCACGTCGTCGCCGATGGCATCGGGGATGTGGATGATGTTCGCCGCCGGGATGGAGACGTACTCCGCGAAGGCGCCGTCCCGGTCGATGCCGATGATCCGGGTGTCCCGGCACACGTGCGCCTGCTCGGTGCCGCAGTACTCGCAGTGTCCGCAGACCAGGTGCCCCTCCGCCGAGACGCGGTCGCCGACCTCGATGTTCCGGACCAGCCGCCCGGTCTCGACAACTTCTCCCATGAACTCGTGGCCGAGGGTGACGGGCGGATTCACGCGATGCCGCGACCAGCGGTCCCACTGCTGTATGTGCAGATCCGTGCCGCAGATCCCCGCCCGCCGCACCTTGACCAGCACGTCGCGGGAGCGAATCTGGGGCACCGGCGCGTCGCACAGCACGAGGCCGGGGGCCGGCCCGGGTTTGCGGATCGCTTTCATGGAGGCGGAAAATGGCTCCTGGATGGAGACGTGTCGGGTGGCGCACAATGTGCCGGAGGGTCTGACCGGGCGGCAAGCTCCGGGAACCCGCGGGGGCGGCTCTCCGTACGATGCTTCAGCGGGGAGCCGCTGACCGCCGCGTGACGCCGTCCCGGCGGTCTCGGGACCATTCTGGAGTCGGATCGGACCTGTGCGCACGACGACAAGGAAACGACCGGACTGGCGATACCGGGTCGCGTCATCGCGCTCCCGCCGCCGGGAGCGGGCCGTGTGGTGGGGGGGGATGCTCGCCTCTGCGCTCCTGCACGCGTTCCTCCTCCTCGCGTGGGTGCGCCCGGCGCCCGAGTTCGAGCGGGCGGCCCGGCCCGGCGTGGATCCCGATCTCCCCGCCGGCGGGGGCGGCCTGAGGGCGCTCAGGGTTTCCATGCCCCGCAGGATCGAGATCCCTCCGCCACCGCGTCCCGTCCTCGCCGTCGACATGCCCGAGATCCAGGTCCGCGAGACGGAGATCGAGGTGGCCTCCGAACTGCTCCCCGTCGGCGCGCCGGCGCCATCGCCTGGGCGCGGGGCCGGGTTCGGTCCCGGGGACGAGGGAGCGGGCGGGGGCGAGGGCGACGGATACGTGTCGCCCGTGCCGAGGTCCGTCGTGCCGCACTGGGACCCCCCGAGCGCCGTGCGCGGCATGGAGGTGACGGTGCGCGTCTTCGTCGATGCGACCGGGCGCCCCGGCCTCGTCGAACTGGACCCCCCGACCCCGGATGAGGGGTTCAACCGCGACATCATGCGCCAGGTGCGGGCGTGGGAATACCGGCCCGCGCTGCGCCACGGGACCCCCGTCGACGGCTGGGCCGAGATCACCTTCATCTTCTAGCCGCCACGAACGCCGCCCGCGATCCGCCCACCGCTGCGGGCCCTCAGCGGTGTTGACGGCTCGTTGATCGCGCGCCCGATCCTCCGGTCACAATCCGTTTGACCAGGGAGGTGCGGGTGTGTGGGATCTGAATCGCGCGGAACGCAAGGCGCTGGGCGCGTCGCTGGTACTCGTGGGCGTAAGCCTTGTGGCTCGCACCCTCCTCGTGCCCGAGCCCGGTCGGGTAGACGGTCTCGAAGCGATCGACCCCACGACGGATCTGGAGGGCATCGAGGGCGAGGTCGTCGCCGCCCTCACCCGGGAGCAGCGGGCACAGACCCCACTCGCCGATGGCGAGCAGATCGATGTGAATCGCGCCCCGGCCGACGAACTGCGCCGGCTGCCCGGCGTCGGGCCGAGTCTGGCGGCGGCCCTCATCGAGGAGCGGGAACGCGCTCCGTTCCGACGAACCGCCGACCTGGAGCGGGTCCCTGGAGTGGGGGAGGTCACCGCACGCCGCCTCGCCCCGTATCTCCGTTTCGAACCCGGGGCGCCCCGACCGGCTGCCGCTCCCGTCGCGTCGGTGTCGACGGGATGTCCGCCCGGAGGGGCACGGATCGATCTCAATCGAGCCAGCCGCGCGCAACTCGAGAGTCTCTCCGGCATCGGCCCCGCCCTCGCGGCACGCATCATCGCGGACCGAAGCGAGAACGGGCCGTTCGAGACGCCCGAAGCCGTCACCCGCGTCCGGGGCATCGGGGCGCGCTCCTTCGCCCGCTTCCGGGATCGGGTATGCACGGGGGTGCGGTGACGCCTTCGCCGGCCACGGACACACCGGCCCCGAGGCGGAAGCGGCTGGCGTCGGACCCCAGGGTCCTTCGCCTCATCCCGGCGGAATTCGCGAGCCGGCATCTCGTGCTCCCGTTGCGGCGCGCCGGACGGACGCTCTCCGTGGCCATGGCGGACCCGTCCGACGCGGCGCTCATCGACGACCTGAAGTTCCTCACGCAGTTCGAGATCGAAGCGATCAGAGCGGGGGAACACACGCTCCGCCAACGGATCGACCGGAGCTACGAGGCCGCCACGCCGCGCAACGGCGGGCGCGCGGAGGAGGCGGGTGAGGCATCGCCGGCCGAGGCCGGTTCGGCCGAAGGCGACGAGGAACCGGCCGTCCGGCTGATCAACGACGTCCTCGGCGATGCGGTACATCGTGGCGCTTCGGACATTCACTTCGAGCCGTACGAAAGCGAACTTCGGGTTCGCTATCGCCTGGACGGGAGACTGCGCGAAATCATGCGACCTCCCTTCGGGATGTCGGCGGCCCTGACGTCTCGCGTCAAGATCCTGGCGGACCTGAACATCGCGGAACGCCGGATACCCCAGGATGGTCGGATCCGCATGCCGGTCGCCGACAGGGTCATCGACTTCCGGGTCTCGACGCTTCCCACGCTGTTCGGTGAGAAGGTCGTCCTTCGAATCCTCGACAGGGAGCGGCAGACATTCGACCTCGAATCCTTCGGGATGGAGGCGCGCGCGGAGCGCACGCTGCTTGCGGCGATCGCGCAAACGTCAGGCATGGTTCTGGTCACAGGTCCCACGGGATCGGGGAAGACCACCACGCTCTATAGCGCACTCGCGAGACTCAACACGCCCGAGGCGAACATCATGACCGTCGAGGATCCTGTCGAGTACAGCATCGAGGGCATCAATCAGGTCCAGATTCGTCCGAAGATCGGCCTTACCTTCGCCACCACGCTTCGCGCCTTCCTGCGGCAGGATCCCGACATCCTCATGGTGGGCGAAATCCGTGACCGCGAGACGGGCGGCATCGCCGTGAAGGCTGCGCTCACCGGCCATCTCGTGCTTTCCACCCTCCACACCAATGACGCCGCCTCGACCGCGACGCGACTGGTGGACATGGGGATCGAGGCGTTCAACGTGGCCGTCGCCGTAAAGGTCATCACCGCCCAGCGGCTCGTCGGTCGGATCTGTCCGGACTGTCGGGTCGAGACGAGCTACGCACCCGAGATCCTGAGTTCGGTCGGACTGGAAGGAGGCGGACACGGCAAGGGCGGCTTCTACCGCGGCGGGGGCTGCGATTCGTGCGGCGGATCGGGGTATTCGGGCCGGCAAGGCCTGTACGAAGTCCTTCCGATGTCTCCCGCGATCCGCCGGCTGGTCCTGGCGGGCGCCTCCTCGGAGGAGATCGAGCGCTGCGCGGTAGACGAAGGGATGATCACCCTGCGGCAGGATGGGTTCGCCAAGGCGAGAAGGGGGATCGCAACACTCGAAGACGTGCTCAGAGAGACGCCGGCATAGGCCGAGCCACATGGACCCACGTCTGGTTGAACTGCTGAGCGAGATGGTCGAGCGGGGTGCGTCCGACCTGCACCTCACGGCGGGCGAACGCCCGAAGCTCCGGATCGACGGCGATCTCGCGGACAGTCGCGCGGAGGACGTGCTGCACCCGGAGGATACTGCGGCTCTCGGCCGTTCGATGCTCTCGAGCGACCAGCGCGCGCGTTTCGCGGGTGAGCCCGACTTCGATTTCGGCTTCGCGATTCCCGGCCTCTCCCGCTTTCGCGCAAACCTGTTCCGCCAGCGGGGGAGCGTGGCGTGCGCCATCCGCCGCGTGCCGGTCGATATCCCGAGCCTGCGCGAACTCGGCGTTCCATCGGTCGTCGGCCGTCTGGCGGACAAACCGCGCGGGCTCGTGCTGGTGACGGGCCCCACCGGCTCGGGAAAATCGACGACGCTGGCGGCGATGGTCGACCGCATCAACACGGCCCGCTCGGGCCACATCGTGACGATCGAGGATCCGATCGAATTCGTACATCCGCACAAACGCTGTATCGTGAACCAGCGCGAGATCGGGCAGGACACGCCCGACTTCGCCAGCGCCCTCCGCTACGCGTTGCGCCAGGACCCCGACGTGATCCTCATCGGCGAGTTGCGGGATCCCGAGACGATTCAGGCCGCGCTCACGGTCGCCGAGACCGGACACCTCGCGCTCGGCACGCTGCATACGCGTTCGGCGGCGGAGTCCATCCACCGGATCATCGACGCGTTCCCGGCGCACCGACAGGAGCAGGTGCGCGCGCAGTTCGCCCACGTCTTCGAGGGCGTCATCACCCAGACGCTGCTTCGCCGGGCGCAGGGCAGCGGACGCGTCGTCGCCTGCGAGATTCTGGTCGCGACGCCCGCGGTCAGGGCTCTGATTCGGGAGGCGAAGGTCCATCAGATCCATTCCGCGATGCAGGCCGCGCGCAGGTTCGGCATGCGGACGCTCAACGATGCGCTCCACCGGCTCTATGCCCGGCGGCAGGTGGACTTCGACGAATGCCTCCGGATCACCTCCGATCCCGCTGAATTCCGCCGCATGACAAGTACGTCCGCGCCGGATGAGTCCCTACGGTGACGGAGTCGATGTGAGGAGAGCGATAGCGACCGGCCGCCGGCGACGGCGCGGGGTGGATGATGTGGGGGCTGGCGGTCGGTCCACCCCTCTCCGGGACGAGAGCCGGTGACGTCTGTGTTGGCGAACATGGGCCGGGGCGTGCGGCGCCGCGTCCTTGCACCGTCGGCGCGGGTGACAACGCGGGATCTCGTACTCTTCACGCGACAGTTCTCTGTGATGATCAGCGCCGGGTTGCCGCTCACCCGGACGCTCGAGACCCTCGCGCTCCAGGCGGAGTACTCTGCGCTTCGGCAGGTGGCCCGCGACACGCTTCGTGACGTCGAGGCCGGGAACACGCTGGCCGGCGCGCTCGGCAGGCACCCCCGCGTTTTCACGCAGCTCTATGTGAACATGGTCCACGCGGGGGAGTCGGGGAGCAGGTTGGACGGGATCCTCGACCGCCTGGCCACCTTCCTCGAAAAGAGCGAGGAGATCCGTCGCAAGGTGAAGGGCGCCATGCTCTATCCCGCCGTCGTGCTCGCGGTGGCCATGGCCGTGGTCGCGACGCTCCTCCTCTTTGTGATCCCCACGTTCGAGACCGTGTTCGCGAGTTTTGATGCGACGCTCCCGCTCCCGACACGCGTGGTCATCGGTCTCTCAAGGATCGTCCAGAACTGGTGGTGGGCGCTGCTCGCCGTGGCGGGCGGCACGGTTCTGATACTGCGCCGCTGGACCGCAACGGATGCGGGCCGGCGGCACTTCGACCGTACGCTGCTGCAACTGCCGGTTCTCGGCTCGCTGACCCGGAAGGCCGCGGTATCCCGCGTCACGCGGACTCTGGGAACGCTGCTCTCGTCGGGCGTTCCGATTCTCGAGGGACTCGAGATCACGGCGCGGACGGCGGGGAACCGCGTGATCGAGGACGCGATACAGGCGAGTCGGGTCGCGATCCGGCGGGGTGACTCCATCGCGCGCCCACTACGCGAAACCGGGGCCTTCCCGCCCATGGTGGCCCGAATGATCCATGTCGGAGAAGAGACCGGAGACCTCGACGGGATGCTGGCCCGGATCGCCGATTTCTACGACGACGAAGTCGATTCCGGCGCCGAGAGTCTGCTGAGAATACTGGAGCCTGTCCTCATCGTGATCCTCGGAGGTCTCGTCGGCGGGATGATCATCGCCATGTACCTCCCCATCTTCGAACTCATCAACGCGATCCAGTGACGCCACCCGGACCCCTCCGGACGCGAGTCCTCGCGGCTTGCGGGGTTCCCCCTCGTTCCTCTTCTTGGCGCATGTCCGCGAGCGCAAACGACGAAGAGAAGATCCACCGCGGGACGGCTCCCCGCGTGCAAGACCTCCTCGGCCAGTCGGTCGATGCGGCCTTCGAGCGGTACGGACGCGCGACGGCGGACCGGCGGGTCGGGGAGGACCGATGGCTGCGCTTCGAGGCTCCGGACTGGACGCTGCGTCTGCGGGCCAGGCCGGACGGGATCGGCGGTCCGGCCCTCGTCCGGTCGTGGACGGCCGTCTTCGCGGAAGGGTTCGACGCCGTCCCGGAGGCTCTCCACGCGTTGGGGCTGCCGCCTCCCGAGCCGTCGGCCGGGACGGAGGAACTCCGCCGGCCGCTGCCAGACGCGGCCGGACGGGTGCATTCGCTGACCCTGTCGGAGCGAAATGGCCGAATCCGGTCCGCCACCGGCTTCGATGAACCGCCGGATTGGGACGTTGAGACCCCGTTGCTGGACGATGGCTAATTGTGGGGTAACCGTCCGCAGTCGCCGGCGCGCCGCCGGAACCGCGGCCCGCGCAGCCCCACCGGAGGTGCTGCCGAAGATCCAACCCGGGCGGAAGTGAGGAGAGGGATGGGAAGAACGACGAAGAGTGGTGCGGAGGGGTTTACGCTGATCGAGCTGCTGATCGTGGTCGTCATCATCGGCATTCTCGCGGCCATCGCGATTCCGCAGTTCACGAGCACGAAGGAAAAGGCGTTCGATGCCGCCGCGCAGAGCGACATTCGCAACCTGATGACGGCCGAGGAAGCGTACTTCTTCAACCACCAGGCGTACGCCGCGATCGCCGTAGCCGCCGGCGGAGCGGGGGATCTGGACGGCGATGGCACCCCGGACTTCCAGGCCAGCACGAACGTCGCGCTGACGGTGACGGCCTATCTCGACGGCTACCAGATTACGGCGAAGCACGCATCCTCGCCGAACACGTGGTGCGTGAATTCGTCGGCCGCCAACGCCTCGGGAGCCGTCGGACAGATCATCGAGGCCACCAGTTGCTAGCAGCAGTTGATGCGCCGTTGACACGGGGGGCGATGCTTACGGGAAGAGTCGGCAACGCTCATTCAGGAAGGGGAGTCCCCCGTGCGGCAAGACGGATCACGTAGATCGCCTGGATCACACACAGGGCGGAGTGGGTTCAGTCTGGTGGAGGTCGCGATCGCGCTGGCGGTCACAGGATTGGCCGCGACTTTCATCATCTCTCGCGAACCCCTGGATCGTTTCAGCCTGACGCGAGCCGCCCGGGTGGCGGAGTCGCAACTCACGCTGGCACGTCTCCACGCCGTGGCAACCCATGTGCCGACCGCGGTGACGCTTGCGGGGACCCGGCTCGAAGTGTCGCGGCGTGGAGGGTCCCTGCTGTCTCGCGTCGACCTCGGGCGGCACACCCTGGGTCGGCTCGACTCGCTGCGGCTGCAGCCCTCCACGCTCCGTTTCAACGCGCGGGGACACGGGTCGCCCGGTAGCGTCTACCTCTATCGCGGCGAGCGAGGCATTCGGTTGGTGTCGAACTTCGTAGGCCAGGTCCGCGCGGTACCTTTTCAACATTGAAGACCGCCGGCATCAGTCTGGTCGAGGTCCTGCTGGCCATCGTCGTGACGTCCGTCGGGGTCCTTGGAGCGGCGGGCGTAGCGCTCGGGATCGGCTCGCAGGCGCTCCGGGCGGCCTGGGACACGGAGCACGCCCTCGCGGGTCGAAACGCCGTGGAGTCGCTTGTCCGGGCCGGATATGCCGCCGCGGCTTCCCACGCGAGCGCCGTCGACATCGGCGGACGTCGATTCGACGTGTCGCTCGACGTGACCGCCGGGTCGCCGCGGCTCAAGTACGCCCGCGTGACGGTGTCGCTGCCGCCGGCCCCGGAGGCGGAACTCGAGATCGTTCTCTCGCGGCCCCGCCCGCTGCCCGCAGCGCCATGAGCGTTCCACGCCGCCTCGCGCCCGCCGAAACCTGCCGCCAGGAAGGGTTCACGCTCGCCGAGATGCTCGTCGCGCTGGCCGGCGCCGGTCTGCTCATCGGCTTGCTCATCGGCATGCTCGCGAGTCAGAGCCACTTTCATCTGCGGAACGAGGATGCCATCCAGGCTTCGCAGATTGCACGCGCTCTGTCCGACGGAATGGGAGCGGAGATCCGCAGTGCCGGGCCGGGCGACCTGCTCCTTGCGACGCCCGACACGGTGTCCATCCGCGTAGACGTGTTGAAGGCGGTCGTATGTGGTGGGGCGAGCGGCGGCTCAATCGATCTCTTCGCCTACGATTCCATCGCCGCGAACCTTCATTCCGGGTGGCGCGGCACGGCGCTTTCCGGGCCGTACTCGGCGGCCTGGGTATACGCGGACGGGTTTACGCCCGCTTCCAGTGTCTCGGCGGCCGCGGAGACCGCTTGCAGGGCTGCCGGAGCGGATCGGGCGAATCGGATGTCGAACCGGTGGTTCCGTCGCACAAGCGGCTGGAGCGGAGGCTTTGCCGCGACGCCCGCGCCCGGCTCGCTCGCTCGCGTTTATGGACGGCTCACCTACGCCATCCGCCCATCCGATTCCGAGCCGGGAACGGTGTCCATCCGGCGCAACGGCCAGGAGTTCGTATCCCCGCTCGAATCCGGGACGGCGTTCGAGTACCGGTTGTCGAGCGGCGCCATTCAGGCCGGCGTAGCGCCCGGAGATCTCTCCCGCGTGCCCGAAGTCCGGCTGACCGGTACGGCCATCGGCCGAAACGGGCGTGCAGCGGGTCGGCGGGTCGTTTACGCGATGTCGCTCCGTAACTGAGACATGAAGCGATTCGGATTGCGGCGCCGGAAGACGACCGTTGGAGTCGATATCGGCAGCGGTTTCAGCAAGGCCGCGGTGATCGACCATGGCGAGAACGGCCCACGCCTGACAGGGCTCGCGACCGCTCCGAACGAGGCGGACACGGTGCGCGGCGGGACGATCAGGGATCCGGAGCGAGTCGCGGACAGGCTTTCCGCGCTGTTCAAGCGGGAGCGCATCAAGCCTCGCAACGTGGCCATCGGCATCGGGGGGCGCGATGTCCTGAGCAAGGTGATCGAAATCGACCGGATGGATGAGGCGGAAGCCCGCGCCGTGATGCCGTGGGAAGCGGAGCAGCACGTCCCCTTCGACATGAAGAACACGGAACTGGATTTCGCGATCATCGATCCGAACGGAGAAGGATCGACGATGACCGTGCTGCTGGCGGCGGCGAAGCGCGACGTGATCGAGGGACGGATCGCTCTCCTGCGGCGGGCGGATCTGAACCCGACGACGGTCGACGTGGAGGCTCTGGCCCTTCGCAACGCGTTGGAGGCGAACTATCCGACCGCGATGAAGGATGTGACCGTGCTGGCCGACATCGGGGCCCATTCGACCGCCATACACCTGCTTCGGAACGGACTTCCCCTGCTGACCCGCGAACTGGCCGTCGGCGCCCCGGCCGCTGACGAATTGGAGGAGTGCAGCCGCCGGATCGCGCGCGGCATCGACCGGACGGGGACGCTCGTCGAAACGGGGCCCGGGATCGCACGCGTCTATCTGTGCGGGGGAGGGGCCACGGCGTCCGGACTGGTCGAGATCCTCGCGGAAGCAACGGGTGTGGAAACGCGCCTCGCGAGTGCGTTCGAACGGATCGCCGTCGCGCCCGATGTTGCGGACCGGGCAGATCTGGGCTCAATGGCGCCGATGCTCATGCTCTCGGTCGGGCTGGCTCTTCGATCCCCGGCCCGGGGCGGCTGAACGTGGAGGCGCCGGTACGATCATGATCGAGATCAATCTTCTGCCCGAATCCCTGCGCGCCCGGCAAGGGATCGCGACCAACGGGCACGCCGAAGGCGGTCTCCACATCGATTTCTGGGGTGTCGCACTGCTGATTTCGGCACTGACCATCCCGCCGGGCACGGTCGCGCTGTGGTGGTCGCAACGGTCCGAAGCTCTCGAACTCGGGGCGCGCCTTGAAGCGGCCATGGCGGACTCGGCGCGGCTCGCCGAACTCCACGCGGCAAGCGACAGTCTGTCGGAGCGGTCTCGCGAGATCCGCGAGCGCGTCGCCCTGGTCGAACGACTGGACCGCGACCGGTTCGCGTGGCCGCACATGATGGACGAAATCAGCCGCGCGCTCCCGCCGCCGGCGTGGCTGATTTCCCTGCGTCAACTGTCGCCGCCGCCCGACCTCACCGTCGAACTCCAGGGGGTTGCGGGCAATCCGCTCGCGATCACGGAATTCGTCCGTAGCCTGGGGACCTCGGACTACATCGCCGATGTGAAAATCATCGGCAGCCAGCAGCAGCAGGGATCCGATCCCGAGCAGGTCTCGCGGCAGGCCTTCACCCTCGTTCTTCGGTTCGCCCGGGCGTCCGCGTTGCGGCGGGTCGGACCCACTTGACCGTGCTGCCCAGGGATTCGCGCGCGCAGTACCGGGTGCTCGGGCTCGTACTCCTGCTGGGCTGCGGGACGGCCTTCCATCTGCGCTTCGGCAACCCGCGCAGGGTGGAACTGGCCGAGTTGGCGGAGCGGGTCGAGCGGGCGGAGCGAGTCAACGCCCTCGCCGAGCTGCCCGCCGGAAACCTGGATGCGATACATGAGAGTCTCGTGCTCGGTGAACGACAACTCGCCGCGCTGAAACGGCTCGTGCCGCGAGAGCGTGAAGTCGAGGCCATCTACGAAGCCATCGCGGCCGAAACACAGTCGCTCGGTCTCGAGCTCGTCCACGCCCTGCCCGCCGACCCCGTGACCGACTCCACCGGCTACTTCGTGCGGCAGCAGTGGGCGCTTCAGGTGGAGGGGGCATACCACGACGTCGGGACGCTCCTGACGCGAATCG
The DNA window shown above is from Candidatus Palauibacter soopunensis and carries:
- the pilO gene encoding type 4a pilus biogenesis protein PilO gives rise to the protein MLPRDSRAQYRVLGLVLLLGCGTAFHLRFGNPRRVELAELAERVERAERVNALAELPAGNLDAIHESLVLGERQLAALKRLVPREREVEAIYEAIAAETQSLGLELVHALPADPVTDSTGYFVRQQWALQVEGAYHDVGTLLTRIAGFARIVRPEVDEIVPSRITNSGRQLVHARFSLETFVLPPEDDASPEEG
- a CDS encoding prepilin-type N-terminal cleavage/methylation domain-containing protein, with protein sequence MRQDGSRRSPGSHTGRSGFSLVEVAIALAVTGLAATFIISREPLDRFSLTRAARVAESQLTLARLHAVATHVPTAVTLAGTRLEVSRRGGSLLSRVDLGRHTLGRLDSLRLQPSTLRFNARGHGSPGSVYLYRGERGIRLVSNFVGQVRAVPFQH
- a CDS encoding prepilin-type N-terminal cleavage/methylation domain-containing protein, with protein sequence MGRTTKSGAEGFTLIELLIVVVIIGILAAIAIPQFTSTKEKAFDAAAQSDIRNLMTAEEAYFFNHQAYAAIAVAAGGAGDLDGDGTPDFQASTNVALTVTAYLDGYQITAKHASSPNTWCVNSSAANASGAVGQIIEATSC
- the pilM gene encoding type IV pilus assembly protein PilM, giving the protein MKRFGLRRRKTTVGVDIGSGFSKAAVIDHGENGPRLTGLATAPNEADTVRGGTIRDPERVADRLSALFKRERIKPRNVAIGIGGRDVLSKVIEIDRMDEAEARAVMPWEAEQHVPFDMKNTELDFAIIDPNGEGSTMTVLLAAAKRDVIEGRIALLRRADLNPTTVDVEALALRNALEANYPTAMKDVTVLADIGAHSTAIHLLRNGLPLLTRELAVGAPAADELEECSRRIARGIDRTGTLVETGPGIARVYLCGGGATASGLVEILAEATGVETRLASAFERIAVAPDVADRADLGSMAPMLMLSVGLALRSPARGG
- a CDS encoding PilN domain-containing protein; the protein is MIEINLLPESLRARQGIATNGHAEGGLHIDFWGVALLISALTIPPGTVALWWSQRSEALELGARLEAAMADSARLAELHAASDSLSERSREIRERVALVERLDRDRFAWPHMMDEISRALPPPAWLISLRQLSPPPDLTVELQGVAGNPLAITEFVRSLGTSDYIADVKIIGSQQQQGSDPEQVSRQAFTLVLRFARASALRRVGPT